The following nucleotide sequence is from Campylobacter coli 76339.
TTTTAAATGATATCAGCAAAAATGATCTTATAGCTTTGATTAGAAAATATTTGCCTAAAAATTAGGCTTTATAGAATTTAACTCCCGCTAGATTTAAAATCTTTACTTTTTCTTCTTTTATAAGTTTGTCTAAAAGAACTTGGGAAGCATTATCTAATTTATTTTCTATATCTATCTCGCTTTGTGAGCGTAGATGAAGCATTTTTAACAATTCTTCTTCATTGAAATTTAACTTTTCACCCTCATAATGTCTTTTAGGCAAAAGTACAGGAGTGGAAGTTATGAGTTTAGAAAGCTCTAAAAGTCTTTCTTCGCTTACTTTTTTAATCGCATAAGCTGGAGGTCTATCGATAGTGCTTAAATCAACCCTTAAGGGTGCTATTTTAGTCAAAGCTTGATTTAAAGCAATAAATTCTTCTTCATTATCATTAAGATCTTTTACGACAAGAATTTCCATTACAAGATCGCCTTTAAATTGGGTTTTAAATTCTGCCATTTTTTCTATCATCTTTTCTAAATCGATATTTTTTAAAGCTCTATCGATACGGTAAAAGGTTTTAGAAATGGCGCTATCTAGGCTGAATTTAACCACATCTAGCTTTAGCAAGGCATTGAATTTATCTTGATCTAAAACCGCAGTGCCATTACTTAAAATGAGCAATTTTTTATCTTTAGCGATTTTGCGTAAGGAAGAGATTAGTTCTTCTAAATGAGGATAAAGGCTTGGTTCTCCATTGGCTGTTAGGGTAAGAAAGTCAAATGAGATATTTTTTTCAAGAATATTTTGAACTTCTAAAACAATTTCTTCTACGCTTACAATCTCATCCTGTTTTGCTTGAGGTTTTTGAGCCTCAAGTTCGCAATATACGCAATCAAAATTGCATTGTTTCTTACTAGGACTTAGGTCAATACCTAAAGATCTTCCAAAGCGTCTTGAATTGATGGGGCCAAAGAGAATTTTCATTTGGCTGAACTTTCTTGCACAAGCTGGATAAAGTATTTTGCATTTTCAACAGGAATATCAGGTAAGATCCCATGTCCTAGATTGAAAATATGGGCTTTATTTTGCATAATTTCAAGAATATTTTCTACACCTTGTTTGATAGCTTTTTTATCATAAAGTCTACAAGGCTCCATATTGCCTTGTAGGGTGTATTGATGGGATAATTTATCGCGTGCTAGATCAAGAGGAGTGCTCCAATCAACCCCAAAAACATCAAAATTTCCACTGATCTTATCCAAATAACCACTAATACCTTTAGGAAATAAAATCACAGGTATATGAGGGTATTTGTTTTTGATAAAATCAGAAATTTCAAGCATATACTTAAATGAAAAATCAAAAAATTTATCACATTCTAAAGCACTCGCCCAGCTATCAAAAATTTGTACTGCGTTCGCACCCGCTTTGATTTGTTCTTCTAGGTAGGATTTTAAAACTTGGGTGAGTTTATTTAAAATTTCATGTAAAAGTTCTGGATTTTGATAAAGCATTTTTTTGCATTTTGCATAATTTTTACTTCCGCTTCCTTCTATCATATAAGTTGCTATAGTCCAAGGGCTACCACAAAATCCTATCAAAGCCTTATCAAGAGGTAATTTTTCGCGTGTTAGTTTTAAAGCATCATAAACATAATTTAGCTTTTTAGAAGCATTTTGATCATCTAGCTTGTTAAGATCTTCTAGGGTTGAAATAGGTGTTTGAAATACCGGTCCTTCGCCTTTTTCAAAGCGTAAATTCATTCCCATTTCAAGAGGAACTACTAAAATATCTGAAAAGATAATCGCTGCATCAACTCCTAAAATATCAACAGGTTGTAAAGAAACCTCCGAAGCTCTTTTGTAGTCTTTACATAAAGATAAAAAATCTCCTGCTTCTTGTCTAACTTTCATATATTCAGGCAAATACCTTCCTGCTTGACGCATCATCCAAACGGGTGTATAAGGTGTAGGTTTTTTAAAGCAAGCATCGATAAAAATCATAGTTTTCCTTTGTTTTTTCATAAAATTATAACAGAAATTGAT
It contains:
- a CDS encoding Putative Fe-S oxidoreductase, whose product is MKILFGPINSRRFGRSLGIDLSPSKKQCNFDCVYCELEAQKPQAKQDEIVSVEEIVLEVQNILEKNISFDFLTLTANGEPSLYPHLEELISSLRKIAKDKKLLILSNGTAVLDQDKFNALLKLDVVKFSLDSAISKTFYRIDRALKNIDLEKMIEKMAEFKTQFKGDLVMEILVVKDLNDNEEEFIALNQALTKIAPLRVDLSTIDRPPAYAIKKVSEERLLELSKLITSTPVLLPKRHYEGEKLNFNEEELLKMLHLRSQSEIDIENKLDNASQVLLDKLIKEEKVKILNLAGVKFYKA
- a CDS encoding Uroporphyrinogen III decarboxylase produces the protein MIFIDACFKKPTPYTPVWMMRQAGRYLPEYMKVRQEAGDFLSLCKDYKRASEVSLQPVDILGVDAAIIFSDILVVPLEMGMNLRFEKGEGPVFQTPISTLEDLNKLDDQNASKKLNYVYDALKLTREKLPLDKALIGFCGSPWTIATYMIEGSGSKNYAKCKKMLYQNPELLHEILNKLTQVLKSYLEEQIKAGANAVQIFDSWASALECDKFFDFSFKYMLEISDFIKNKYPHIPVILFPKGISGYLDKISGNFDVFGVDWSTPLDLARDKLSHQYTLQGNMEPCRLYDKKAIKQGVENILEIMQNKAHIFNLGHGILPDIPVENAKYFIQLVQESSAK